In Mixophyes fleayi isolate aMixFle1 chromosome 11, aMixFle1.hap1, whole genome shotgun sequence, one DNA window encodes the following:
- the LOC142107799 gene encoding nicotinamide N-methyltransferase-like — protein MDCSSHKLYHVHDFDSRANLDTYFSDKAEMVFGEKTVKFPMEKFHYIFNAGRIKGKVLYDISFGSIIHHLYSASEFFKEISVLRFNEKCIMELNKWLHMRTGAFVWDHASTYIKEMEGKSDQCQDKEIMLKMAIKYIVKCDIEKENLTDSVVLPQADCVISAWLLEVLSKDQDDYLINFKKFTRLLKPKGYLIILGILNATYFTGGQDRFHIFKYDENYLRKVLTGEGFIIDHCDVLKRKAVSDLTDYEAMVFISAYKEK, from the exons ATGGATTGTAGCTCCCATAAGCTCTATCATGTACATGACTTTGATTCAAGAGCTAATCTGGATACATATTTTTCTGATAAAGCAGAAATGGTCTTTGGAGAGAAAACAGTAAAATTTCCCATGGAgaaatttcattatattttcaaTGCAG GTCGTATTAAGGGAAAAGTTTTGTATGACATCAGTTTTGGTTCCATCATTCACCATCTCTATTCAGCCAGTGAATTTTTCAAAGAGATCAGTGTGCTGAGGTTCAATGAAAAATGCATAATGGAACTGAACAAATGGCTGCACATGCGTACAGGAGCGTTTGTTTGGGATCACGCATCAACATATATTAAAGAGATGGAAGGAAAGAG TGACCAATGTCAGGACAAAGAAATAATGCTGAAgatggcaataaaatatattgtgaaaTGTGACATTGAGAAGGAAAATCTCACAGACTCGGTGGTTCTACCACAAGCGGACTGTGTAATAAGTGCATGGCTCCTGGAAGTCCTCAGTAAAGACCAAGATGATTAccttataaattttaaaaaattcacaaGGTTACTGAAACCCAAAGGATACCTGATAATACTCGGAATTTTAAATGCAACTTATTTCACGGGTGGGCAGGACAGGTTCCACATTTTCAAATATGATGAGAACTATTTAAGAAAAGTTCTCACCGGAGAAGGGTTTATTATTGATCACTGTGATGTTCTCAAAAGAAAGGCAGTGAGTGATCTTACTGATTATGAGGCCATGGTATTTATCTCAGCTTACAAAGAGAAGTAG